In a single window of the Populus alba chromosome 16, ASM523922v2, whole genome shotgun sequence genome:
- the LOC118044532 gene encoding inositol transporter 4: MVEGGVTTADKTEFTECWKTVWKTPYIMRLAFSAGIGGLLFGYDTGVISGALLYIRDDFEDVDKNTWMQETIVSMAVAGAIIGAAFGGYMNDRWGRRVAILGADIVFFLGAIVMAAAPNPWVIIIGRILVGLGVGMASMTAPLYISEASPARIRGALVSTNGLMITGGQFLSYLINLAFTKAPGTWRWMVGVAGIPALVQFVLMLSLPESPRWLYRKDRVDEARAILEKIYTAHEVEDELNALKLSVDAEKADEAALGEGMIAKVKSALKNRVVRRGLYAGITVQVAQQFVGINTVMYYAPTIVQFAGFASNSVALSLSLITSGLNAVGSVVSMCFVDRYGRRRLMLVSMIGIIFFLVILSVVFMEAASHAPKISGIESAHFGSNSSCSAYLTATDAPRWSCMTCLKADCAFCSNAASEFHPGACLDSSKVVRGECRAENRVFFEKGCPSKFGFLAVILLGLYIISYSPGMGTVPWIVNSEIYPLRYRGVGGGIAAVANWCSNLIVSESYLSLTEALGAGGTFFVFAGISTISLIFIYFLVPETKGLQFEEVEKLLEDGYRPGLFGRKKEKSKDQVEST, encoded by the exons ATGGTGGAAGGAGGAGTTACCACAGCTGACAAGACAGAGTTTACAGAATGCTGGAAGACTGTATGGAAGACTCCATATATTATGAGGCTTGCATTTTCAGCTGGCATTGGAGGGCTTCTTTTTGGTTATGATACAG GAGTTATTTCTGGCGCATTGCTTTATATTCGTGATGACTTCGAAGATGTTGACAAAAATACATGGATGCAG GAAACCATCGTGAGCATGGCTGTCGCTGGAGCTATTATTGGAGCTGCATTTGGTGGATATATGAATGACAGGTGGGGCAGGAGAGTGGCCATTTTAGGTGCAGATATCGTATTCTTCTTAGGCGCAATTGTCATGGCTGCAGCTCCAAATCCCTGGGTTATTATTATCGGAAGGATTCTGGTTGGCTTGGGAGTGGGAATGGCATCCATGACCGCTCCTCTTTACATTTCAGAAGCTTCACCTGCAAGAATTCGAGGAGCACTCGTTAGCACAAATGGATTGATGATTACTGGAGGGCAGTTTTTGTCTTATCTAATCAATCTTGCTTTCACCAAG GCTCCTGGAACCTGGCGATGGATGGTCGGAGTTGCTGGAATCCCAGCTTTGGTCCAGTTTGTGTTGATGCTTTCACTCCCCGAGTCTCCCCGATGGCTCTACAGAAAG GATAGGGTAGATGAGGCGAGGGCAATCTTGGAGAAAATCTATACTGCAcatgaggttgaagatgagttGAATGCCTTGAAACTATCCGTTGACGCTGAGAAGGCTGATGAAGCTGCCCTTGGAGAGGGCATGATAGCTAAAGTGAAGAGTGCGTTGAAAAACCGTGTAGTTCGCAGGGGACTTTATGCCGGTATCACTGTCCAAGTTGCTCAGCAATTTGTGGGTATAAATACAGTCATGTACTATGCCCCGACCATTGTGCAGTTTGCTGGATTTGCTTCGAACTCTGTTGCATTGTCACTCTCTCTCATCACTTCTGGCCTGAATGCTGTTGGCTCCGTTGTTAGCATGTGTTTTGTCGACAGATATGGAAGGAGAAGGCTGATGCTTGTTTCAATGATTGGAATCATTTTCTTCCTCGTGATCTTATCAGTTGTATTTATGGAAGCTGCTAGCCATGCTCCGAAAATCAGTGGAATCGAGTCAGCTCACTTTGGCTCAAACTCTTCTTGCTCAGCATACCTGACAGCCACAGATGCACCGAGGTGGAGCTGTATGACTTGCTTGAAAGCAGATTGTGCTTTCTGTTCTAACGCAGCCAGCGAA TTCCATCCTGGAGCCTGCCTGGATTCATCCAAGGTTGTGAGGGGTGAATGCCGTGCTGAAAATCGTGTGTTCTTCGAGAAGGGTTGCCCAAGCAAGTTCGGATTTCTTGCTGTTATACTCCTTGGACTATACATCATTTCCTATTCACCTGGAATGGGAACCGTGCCATGGATTGTGAACTCAGAAATCTATCCGTTGAGATATAGAGGTGTTGGTGGAGGCATTGCTGCTGTGGCCAATTGGTGTTCAAATCTGATCGTGAGCGAGTCTTACTTAAGTCTCACGGAAGCTCTTGGTGCCGGTGGCACATTCTTCGTATTCGCCGGAATTTCCACCATAAGCCTCATATTCATCTACTTCCTAGTCCCTGAAACTAAAGGCCTGCAATTTGAGGAGGTGGAGAAGCTGCTAGAGGATGGTTACAGACCAGGCTTATTTGGTCGAAAGAAGgaaaaatccaaggaccaagTTGAATCCACATAA
- the LOC118044529 gene encoding uncharacterized protein → MVSLEDSHSQHSTSSRFPLTSSPSSSKIIHRHVGRSMRTVRSALFQTDSSFSNSAASTPFVSENLTESVIDMRLGELAATLSINSNNISNIKNKTSSSSASPAKSAEEFLDISEAFSDFSGCSSDISGELQRLACLPSSPLHRDGELEKKNPSTEIVAEPCHGFLQRESFSTEIIESISPEDLQPTVKICVDGLQSPSIAVKRSAAAKLRFLAKNRADNRALIGESGAISALIPLLKQSDPWAQEHAVTALLNLSLYEENKKKITKSGAIKSLVYVLKTGTENAKQNAACALLSLALIEANKSSIGACGAIPPLVSLLINGSNRGKKDALTTLYKICSIKQNKERAVIAGAVKPLVGMVVEAGAGMMAEKAMVVLSSLAAIQEGRDAIVEEGGIAALVEAIEDGSVKGKEFAVVTLLQLCSDSVRNRGLLVREGAIPPLVALSQNGSIRSKNKAERLLGYLREPRQEAASSSSP, encoded by the exons atggttTCCCTTGAAGATTCCCACTCCCAACACTCCACTTCTAGTCGCTTCCCCTTAACCTCCTCTCCTTCCTCCTCCAAAATCATCCACCGACACGTCGGCCGTTCCATGCGCACTGTCCGTTCTGCTCTCTTTCAGACCGACTCATCCTTCAGCAACTCAGCTGCTTCTACTCCCTTTGTGTCTGAAAACTTGACTGAGTCTGTCATCGACATGCGACTCGGCGAACTCGCGGCAACCTTAAgcataaatagtaataatattagtaatattaAGAATAAGACGTCGTCTTCGTCGGCATCGCCAGCTAAATCTGCTGAGGAGTTTCTTGATATTTCAGAAGCTTTTTCTGATTTCTCAGGCTGTAGTTCTGATATTTCTGGAGAACTGCAACGTCTTGCATGCTTGCCGTCGTCTCCGCTGCATCGTGATGGCGAGTTAGAGAAGAAGAACCCTTCAACGGAAATTGTAGCTGAGCCCTGTCATGGGTTTTTACAGAGAGAATCGTTTTCTACGGAAATCATTGAAAGTATTTCTCCCGAAGATCTTCAGCCGACGGTGAAGATCTGTGTTGATGGGTTGCAGTCCCCCTCGATTGCTGTCAAAAGATCTGCTGCGGCGAAGTTGAGGTTTTTGGCAAAGAATAGAGCGGATAACCGGGCGCTGATTGGTGAGTCGGGGGCGATTTCTGCTTTGATCCCTCTGCTTAAGCAAAGTGATCCGTGGGCGCAAGAACATGCGGTGACAGCCTTGTTGAATTTATCATTGTATGAGgagaataagaagaagattACGAAATCGGGTGCTATTAAGTCTCTTGTTTATGTGCTTAAAACTGGGACTGAAAATGCTAAGCAAAATGCGGCCTGTGCGTTGCTTAGTTTGGCGTTGATTGAAGCGAATAAGAGCTCGATTGGAGCTTGTGGAGCGATACCACCTTTGGTATCGCTTCTAATTAATGGTTCTAATAGAGGAAAGAAAGATGCGTTGACGACATTGTATAAGATTTGTTCAATAAAGCAGAATAAAGAGAGGGCTGTCATTGCTGGGGCTGTTAAGCCATTGGTGGGGATGGTGGTGGAGGCGGGGGCAGGGATGATGGCTGAGAAAGCAATGGTGGTGTTGAGTAGTTTGGCTGCAATTCAAGAAGGGAGAGATGCTATTGTTGAAGAAGGCGGGATTGCTGCACTTGTTGAGGCTATTGAAGATGGTTCTGTTAAAGGGAAAGAGTTTGCCGTTGTTACTTTGTTGCAATTGTGTAGTGATAGTGTTAGAAATCGTGGGTTGCTTGTTAGAGAAGGAGCGATTCCTCCTCTTGTTGCACTTTCCCAGAATGGGAGCATTCGCTCTAAGAACAag GCTGAGAGGCTACTTGGGTACTTAAGAGAGCCAAGGCAAGAGGCTGCTTCATCTTCAAGCCCTTGA
- the LOC118044534 gene encoding cytochrome b561 and DOMON domain-containing protein At5g47530, with protein sequence MAGMVELVLSLSVLMSMIFSSTAQSCKSYALSSNKTFRACNDLPYLNSYLHWNYDSSSNKLQIAYRHTGITSSRWVAWAINPTSTGMAGSQALVAYQQTDGTMRAYTSPISSYQTSLQEGKLSFDVSDLSATLANNEIIIFATIGLSNTSTTVNHVWQDGAVSGNATQVHATSGANVQSMGTLNLLSGESSSTGGNDRIRKRNIHGVLNAVSWGILMPIGALIARYLKAFKSADPAWFYLHVGCQSIAYIVGVAGWGTGLKLGSESTSIQYDAHRTIGIILFCLGTLQVFALLLRPKPDHKYRFYWNIYHHLVGYSVIILSIINIFKGFSILNPDKKWKNAYIGVIAALAFNAVWLEGYTWYLVVKRKRSEIAGKMPHGMNGSNGVNGFGARQHQGV encoded by the exons ATGGCTGGAATGGTAGAGCTTGTGTTATCTCTATCAGTTCTTATGTCTATGATTTTCTCATCGACTGCCCAGTCATGTAAGAGCTATGCTCTCTCTAGTAACAAAACCTTCAGGGCGTGCAATGAtcttccatacttgaactcgtATCTTCACTGGAACTATGATTCATCATCAAACAAGCTTCAAATTGCTTATAGACACACAGGAATCACTTCCTCTAGATGGGTTGCATGGGCTATCAATCCTACCTCAACTGGCATGGCTGGTTCACAAGCCCTTGTTGCATACCAACAAACTGATGGAACTATGAGGGCTTACACATCGCCTATCAGTAGCTACCAAACCTCATTGCAAGAAGGGAAACTTAGTTTTGATGTTTCAGATTTATCAGCTACATTAGCAAATAATGAGATAATCATATTTGCTACCATAGGACTTTCAAACACTAGCACTACTGTTAACCATGTCTGGCAAGATGGCGCAGTTTCTGGTAATGCTACTCAGGTACATGCCACTAGTGGGGCTAATGTCCAATCCATGGGGACCTTAAACCTTCTTTCTGGAGAATCTAGTTCTACTGGAGGGAATGACAGGATTAGGAAGAGAAAT ATTCATGGGGTGCTAAATGCAGTCAGTTGGGGTATCTTGATGCCAATTGGGGCTTTAATAGCAAGGTATTTGAAGGCATTCAAATCTGCAGACCCTGCATGGTTTTACCTCCATGTTGGTTGCCAATCCATAGCTTATATTGTTGGGGTTGCCGGATGGGGTACTGGTCTAAAACTTGGTAGTGAATCAACCAGTATTCAATATGATGCTCACAGAACAATTGGCATCATCCTTTTCTGCCTTGGAACCCTtcag GTGTTCGCTTTGCTTCTAAGGCCAAAACCTGATCACAAGTACAGATTTTACTGGAACATCTACCACCACTTGGTTGGATACAGTGTTATCATCCTCAGCATCATCAACATATTCAAAGGATTCAGCATTTTGAACCCTGATAAGAAGTGGAAGAATGCATACATTGGTGTGATTGCTGCTTTGGCCTTCAATGCTGTCTGGTTGGAAGGCTATACATGGTATCTTGTGGTGAAGAGGAAAAGGTCAGAGATTGCAGGAAAGATGCCTCATGGCATGAATGGATCAAATGGGGTTAATGGGTTTGGTGCTAGACAGCACCAAGGGGTGTAA